From one Mya arenaria isolate MELC-2E11 chromosome 4, ASM2691426v1 genomic stretch:
- the LOC128229832 gene encoding amiloride-sensitive amine oxidase [copper-containing]-like, with product MEETNKYAVSSGSSDSGRMSGKQACRAQLFGVFLFVLGLVGGLLIGIYAYHGGKDLEVICKNLPESIQMTPTPATTARPNNQTSAATPRPTPAIGQCQHCHRPEPRQPWTGSHPELFAPLTADEMQAVYNFLVDNNYVHRRGLDEMVTLRTNYAPYMALFPPDKQKVLAYKAGTGSYPGRYARVNVIRGDRMVPDYMEYKVGPLDRPDSITALALVQDGELTFNSRPYDYMETALYERIVTPDFKILEPLTKESFDGAYYPRENNDFAFWYFNGPPGDKGDERETRFIAYLNPLAPNGYDFLEHDFLPLSATIHCPGNVYEDWYIHSYYYLNQGPFANATALMEAYNAGTIRKFAHPKGYRNTILDRHLPDRDVDEPFRPKSRMPPPRAYEPEGPRYSIVGHTVSWMGWEFSATSGQLRGPALFDIKFKGESIAYEIALNEIGVVYGSGSAAQTNIIYTDSSYGIGEYYGIIKTVDCPEHSTLLETSHWDVYLSKPVVHKSICVYEADGQNALWRHKGYEFEGGLRNNFLVVRLSATIDNYDYIIEWHFYLDGKIYTIVSASGYIQGAFWDDQNPFMGTDKSRDSFGYRVNDFTHGQIHDHMFGFKVDLDIAGTNNTMEVVHWKTGDVVTALRSQVPSVNGIPPYFLNNITRYLEYEIIEREAAYSIEMSMPKFWTVVNENKRNKWGAMRGYHIQPLTTAAQTLTDAHPALPALSFTRHHCTVTKRKESEQYLSSTSDVNRLDKPIEHLEKMLEDNEYIRDTDIVNWVTVGFLHLPTSEDSPMTNRVESGFMLKPFNFFDKTAVFDLPAYLNTRGDWRTERPPPFSPCLEPEP from the exons AACCTCCCGGAGAGTATACAGATGACGCCTACCCCGGCTACAACGGCGCGACCAAACAACCAAACATCGGCCGCCACTCCTCGGCCCACACCCGCCATTGGACAGTGTCAGCACTGCCACAG GCCTGAACCCCGACAGCCATGGACAGGCAGTCACCCGGAGCTGTTTGCTCCGCTCACAGCGGACGAGATGCAGGCTGTGTACAACTTCCTGGTGGACAACAACTACGTGCACCGGCGGGGACTGGATGAAATGGTGACCCTGAGGACGAACTACGCTCCCTATATGGCACTGTTTCCTCCTGACAAACAGAAGGTGCTCGCTTACAAGGCCGGGACAGGGTCTTACCCGGGAAG GTATGCCCGAGTGAATGTGATTCGCGGTGACCGCATGGTACCGGACTACATGGAGTACAAGGTCGGGCCGCTGGACCGCCCCGACTCTATCACCGCTCTAGCGCTAGTTCAGGACGGCGAGCTTACATTCAACAGCCGCCCGTACGATTACATGGAGACAGCCCTTTACGAAAGAATAGTGACCCCGGACTTTAAGATCCTAGAACCTCTTACAAAAGAGAGCTTCGACGGCGCATATTATCCGAGAGAAAACAACGATTTTGCTTTCTGGTACTTCAACGGTCCTCCGGGGGATAAGGGAGATGAGCGGGAGACGCGGTTCATAGCCTACCTGAATCCCCTGGCCCCGAACGGATATGATTTCCTTGAGCATGATTTCCTTCCCCTCAGCGCCACTATACACTGCCCAGGAAACGTTTACGAAGATTGGTATATTCATAGTTACTACTATTTGAATCAAGGCCCGTTCGCAAATGCAACTGCTCTTATGGAAGCTTACAACGCTGGTACCATCCGAAAATTTGCGCATCCCAAAGGATACAGGAATACGATTCTTGATCGCCATTTGCCGGACAGAGATGTTGATGAACCATTTAGGCCAAAGTCCCGGATGCCACCGCCGCGGGCCTACGAACCAGAAGGGCCACGCTACTCAATCGTTGGTCACACTGTCAGCTGGATGGGTTGGGAATTTTCTGCAACCTCTGGTCAATTGCGCGGACCTGCTCTCTTCGACATAAAATTCAAAGGGGAAAGTATCGCATACGAAATCGCACTGAATGAGATCGGCGTCGTTTACGGCAGCGGATCCGCAGCTCAAACGAACATTATATACACGGACAGTTCTTACGGTATCGGCGAATACTACGGCATAATTAAAACAGTTGACTGCCCGGAACACTCGACTCTCCTAGAGACCAGCCACTGGGATGTGTACCTCTCTAAGCCCGTCGTCCACAAGTCCATCTGCGTGTACGAGGCGGACGGACAAAATGCCCTGTGGAGACACAAAGGGTACGAGTTTGAAGGCGGGCTGAGAAACAACTTCCTCGTTGTTCGCCTATCAGCAACCATTGACAACTATGACTACATTATTGAGTGGCACTTTTATTTGGACGGGAAGATATATACGATCGTGAGCGCAAGTGGGTACATTCAGGGCGCCTTCTGGGACGACCAGAACCCATTCATGGGCACTGATAAATCGAGGGACTCTTTTGGTTATCGCGTGAATGATTTCACACATGGACAAATACATGATCACATGTTCGGTTTTAAGGTTGACTTAGATATAGCTGGaaccaataatacaatggagGTGGTACACTGGAAGACAGGGGACGTGGTTACAGCTCTGAGGAGCCAGGTGCCATCAGTGAATGGCATACCTCCATACTTCCTCAACAACATCACCCGCTATCTGGAATACGAGATAATTGAACGCGAAGCTGCTTACAGCATTGAAATGAGTATGCCCAAGTTCTGGACGGTCGTGAATGAAAACAAGCGGAACAAATGGGGAGCAATGCGTGGCTATCATATTCAGCCCCTTACTACAGCCGCTCAGACGCTGACGGACGCTCACCCCGCCCTACCGGCTCTATCGTTCACCAGACACCACTGTACGGTGACCAAAAGGAAAGAAAGCGAACAGTATCTATCGTCCACGAGTGACGTAAACAGACTGGATAAGCCGATTGAACACCTAGAGAAGATGCTTGAAGACAACGAGTACATCCGGGACACGGATATCGTCAATTGGGTGACTGTGGGCTTCCTTCACCTACCCACATCGGAGGATTCGCCTATGACCAACAGGGTGGAGTCCGGCTTTATGTTGAAGCCCTTCAATTTCTTCGACAAGACGGCAGTGTTTGACCTACCGGCGTACCTTAACACACGCGGGGACTGGCGCACCGAGCGCCCGCCACCCTTCAGCCCTTGTTTGGAACCAGAACCATGA